The DNA sequence CGACCGGGGCAACGTGGTCTCCGGCAACACGACGGTGAGCAACGGCAACTGGCCGGCCGGCGCGCAGACCGTGATGAACGCCGCCGGCCCGCAGGGCTCCGGCGGCCCGACCACGCCGCCGCCGACCGGCAGCGCCCAGCAGATCGTCGGCGGGCAGTCCGGTCGCTGCGTGGACGTGCCCAACTCGTCCACGCAGAACGGCACCCAGGTCCAGCTCTGGGACTGCGGCAGCGCGACCGGCCAACGTTGGACCGTCACCGCCGGCCGACAGCTCCAGGTGTACGGCAGCAAGTGCCTGGACGCCAACGGCCAGGGCACCAGCAACGGCACCGCCGTGATCATCTGGGACTGCAACGGCCAGCCCAACCAGCAGTGGACCGTCAACGCCAACGGCACCATCACCGGCCAGCAGTCCGGGCTCTGCCTGGACGCCAACGCCGCCGGCACCGCCAACGGCACCAAGCTGATCCTGTGGGCCTGCAACGGCGGGGCCAACCAGCAGTGGAGCCTGCGGGGCTGACCGGGGCGGCGGCGAGGAGACGAGCGTGAAGGTCACCGGCTACCGCAGCCTCACCACCGCGCACGACTGGGGACGGCTGATCGGCGACGCCAACGGGGTGATGCCGGAGACGCGTACCGACGTGCCCGTGCTGATCCTGGAGACCGACGTCGGTCTGGAAGGCGTCGGTCTCGGCCCGCACGGGGACGTCGAGCGGGTCTTCCGCGCGGTCGACGGCGCCGATCCCCGCGCCGCTCCGGCGCTCTACGACCGGATGCTGAACCAGGTGTTCAAGACCGGTCACGCGGGTGCGACGTTCGGCACCGTCGGCGCGCTCGACATGGCGTTGTGGGACCTGAAGGCGAAGGCGGCGGACGAACCGCTCTGGCGTACCGTCGGCGCCGCCGACCGGTTCGTCCCCGGCTACGCCTCCGGGCTCGACATCGCGCTCGACGACGACGCGCTCGCGCGGCTGTACGAGCGCTTCGCCGAACGGGGCTTCGACGCCGCCAAGCTCAAGGGCGGCCACGACGTCGAACGGGACCGACGCCGGCTGGAGGCGGTCCGGGAGATCCTCGGCCGCAACTCCCCCCGCCCGGCGCTGATGCTCGACGCCAACGAGGCGTGGAACCGCGCCCAGGCCGTCCGGTTCGTCACCGCGCTGGAGCGTACCGTCGACCTGACCTGGGTCGAGGAGCCGGTGCGCCGGTGGGACGCGGCCGGCCTCGCGTCGGTGCGCCACGGCGTCCGGGCGGCGGTCGCCACCGGCGAGAACCTCACCGGCCTGGAGCAGTTCCGACCCCTGCTGGACGCGGACGCCGTCGACGTCGTCCAGGTGGGCAGCGTCTGGGGCATCACCCACTTCCTGCGGACCGCCGCGGTCGCGCACGGGCGGGACCTGCCGGTGAGCCCGGTGGCCTACCACGCCAACCCGCTCGCGGCCGCCGCCGCAGCGGTGCCCAACCACCTGGCGTGCGAGGTCCAGGACTTCACCTGGCCGATCGGGCTGGCGGTCGACCAGGAGATCGCGGACGGCGGCATCGTCCTCGGCGACCGGCCGGGCCTGGGCATCCAGGTCGACGAGCAGCGCATCGCGGCCACCCGGGCGTCCACCTCGGCGGGGGGGGGGCGCGCCGGCCTGCGGCTGGTCCCCGACCCCGCAGCTACCGTCCCTCGCCGCCGCCCGGCCCGGCCAACCGGCGCCGCTGCCACGAGGTGACGATGTGGTCCCGCATGGCGCGTTCGGCGGCGGCCACGTCCTGGCGGGCGATGGCGTCGACCACCCGCGCGTGCTCGTCGAGCGTCGACTCGAACGCGCTCTCGTACGCCATTCCGTGGTACCGGCTGCTCTCCATCGCGCGCCGGTAGAGGCGCTTGCAGATGTTCTCCGCCAGGCGGTTCCCGGACAGCTCCATGACGGTGAAGTGGAAGACCACGTCCGCCTGCCGGAACGAGTCGGTCTCGTGCCGGATCTCGCGCATCACGGCGACCGCGTGCTCGACGCGGGCCAGTTCCTCCGGCGTACGCCGGCTCGCCAGCGTGCCCGCCATGGCCGCCTCCAGGCTGCCGCGCACGACGGTCAGCTCGTCCAGGACGCCGAGCGACTCGTCGTTGTCGATGAGCGCGGAGAGCACGACCGGGTCCAGCATGTTCCACGAGCCGACCCGGGCCACCTGGGTGCCCCGGCCCTGCGAGACCACCACCAGGCCCTTCTCCTCGAGCCGCTTCACCGACTCCCGGATCACCGTCCGGCTCACGCCGAAGTGCTCGCTGAGCGGCCCCTCCGGCGGGAGGAGCTGTCCCGCGCCGAGCTGGCCGGTGACGATCAGCTCGACCAGCTCACTCACCACCGCCACCCCCAACCGCTCCGCCGGGCGGCGGGGCGGAAAGGCGAACCCGTCCAGGCGAGCCGTCATGCGCACACCCTAGTGCAGCGCCACGGCCGTCCTTCGACGTCGCGACCGGATCACGCGCCGACCGCGTCCGGCCCGGCGGGCGCGTCGGCGGGCCGGCCCGGGCCCGGCCGTCACGCGGTGAGCAGCCGCTCGATCCGCGCGTACTCGGCGGACATCTCGGGGGTGGCCAGGAAGTCGTCGAGGTCGGCCGGGACCCGGTAGTCGACCTGCTCGACCGCGCGGACGGCAAGCTCGTGGATCTCGTCGCGCCGGCCCGTCTCCAGATAGGTCGTCCAGTGTTCGAGCGCCGAGACGGCGATGAGGAGTTCCGGATCCATGTCCCCGTCGCTGAGGACGCCGTCGTCGATGCGCGTGAGCAGCGCGCGCAGCTCGGCCGCGCCGGCCGTCGAGGCGTTCGCCCGGGCGACGGTGAACGCCGCCGACGCGTCGTCGTCGAGCTCGCCCGCGGCGGCGATCCCGGGCAGTTCCTCGTCCCGGACGACCCGGGCCACCGTCTCGGCGCCGAAGGCGCGGAGCGCCTCGTCGCGGGCACCGGCGACCAACCCGCGGACGGCCGCCTCGAATTCCTGGTATCTCACGGCCGCAGTCTAGGGACGGCCACCGACGAGGTCACCGGGACCGGAGCAGGCCGCGTCCGGCCAGGAACGCGCGCAGCGTCTCGTCGTCCCCGGCGGCCATCAACCGGCGCGGGATCACGGTGGCCGGCATCCGGCCCACGTACACGATCCAGAACTCCGGGCTGTCCGTGACCCGGGTGACCCCGTCCCACGCGATGCCGCCGGACTCCGAGCCGCTGCGCATCATGATGTTGTCGTCGGTGATGTCGTAGCCGCCCTCGACGGCGTAGTCACCGGAGCGGCGGCGGGCGCGCCACCGGACCCACGGCGAGTAGAGCATCGACAGCAGGCCGGCCACGAGCATCGACGTCCACAGCGGCGCGACCCGATCGCCCCACCCGAACGCCCCCGAGGCGACCAGGCCGACCACCCCGACCGCCGCCAGCGCCGCGCCGAGGCGGCCGAACGGGCGCAGCCGGACCCCGCTGAGCGCGGCGGCCACCCGGCCCGGGTAGGCGGGATCGGCCGGTACGTCGAAACGGATGTGCACGCCTCGCACCCTAGCCTGCGCTCCGGACGGACCAGAGGTCCGCCGCGCTCGACGGCCGACCGCCGCGTGGTGATCGTTCACTATCGGGGCGAGCCGACCGCCGCGCCAAAACTTTCGGGCGGCCGGACGGGGTTTTTGATCAGTCCACATGACCCTGAGCTGTGCATCTGGCCGAACGCCGACGGATCTCGGCCATACACCGAGAGGCGGCATCGGTGCGTTTACCGCAATGCTTCCGGTTGAAGATGTTATCGATAACCTGCTATCTTTCGGCACGGGAGCGCAGGGCACGCTCCCACGACCGGTCGACCGGCACGGCGCCGCACAGGCCCTTCCCGCCGCCCGACCGGCCGGTGACCGGTCCGGGCCGCTCCGCCGACGCCAGCCGACCGGAGGGCGCTGCCCGGACGCCGTTCCGGCCCGGCCGCACCGCTCCCCCACGCCACCTCGCAGGCGACCCCGGCACGGCTTCCGCCCCGGCGGCACGTCGCGGTCGCCGGGCACCCACGCGCACCCCACCGGCACCACATCGACGGCACGGAGGCAAGCAATCGTGAAACGTACCCCGCTTCTCCCATCCCTCGCCGCGGCGGCCGTGTTCCTCGCGGCAGCCGCGGGCGGCGTGCTGAGCGGCGGCCTCGGCCCCGCGGCGCAGGCCGCGACGAACGGCACGCTCGCGGCGACCGCCGGCTGCGGCAAGGCCCCCACGCTCACCAACGGGACCCGCACCATCTCCAGCAGCGGACAGAACCGCAGCTACATCCTGCGCATCCCGGACGGGTACGACCGCAACCACCCGTACCGGCTCGTCTTCGGCTTCCACTGGCTGAACGGCTCCGCGAACAACGTCGCCTCGGCCGGCTACTACGGGCTCCTGCCGCTGTCGAACAACAGCACGATCTTCGTCGCGCCGCAGGGCATCGACAACGGCTGGGCCAACACCAACGGCCGGGACCTGACGCTCTTCGACGACATCTCCCGGCAGGTCGAGAACGACCTCTGCGTCGACACCACCCAGCGGTTCGCGCTCGGCTGGAGCTACGGCGGCGCCATGAGCTACGCGGTGGCGTGCGCCCGGCCCACCGTCATCCGCGCGGTGACGGTGCTGTCCGGCGCCAACCTCAGCGGCTGCAACGGCGGCACCCAGCCCGTCGCCTACTTCGGCATCCACGGCACCCACGACAGCGTGCTGAACATCTCCATGGGCCGGTCGCTGCGCGACACGTTCGTCCGGAACAACGGCTGCACCGCGCAGAGCCCCCGTGAGCCGGCCCTGAACAGCTTCACCCACATCACCACCGCCTACGCGGGCTGCCGGGCCGGATACCCGGTGCAGTGGGCCGCCTTCGACGGCGACCACACGCCGAGCCCGGTGGACGGATCGGGCAGCCCGAACGACTCCCGGACCTGGACCTCGGGGGAGATCTGGCGGTTCTTCAGCCAGTTCGAGTCGACCACCCCGCCGACCACGGCCCCGCCGACCAGCACGCCGCCCACGAGCACGCCGCCCACCACGACCCCGCCCACGACGACACCGCCGACGACTCCCCCGCCGACCGGCTGCGCGGCCAGCTACCGCACCGTCAACACCTGGCCGGGCGGTTTCCAGGGTGAGGTCACCGTGGCCAACAACACCACCGCCACGATCAACGGCTGGACGGTACGGCTGACCCTGGCCTCCGGTCAGGCCATCAGCAGCCTCTGGGGCGGCGTCAACACCGGCACCACCGGCACCGTGTCGGTCCAGAACGCCCCCTACAACGGCACGTTGGGCGTGAACGCCTCGACCACCTTCGGGTTCACCGCCACCGGCAACGGCGCCACCGCGCCCGGCAACGTCAGCTGCACCGGTTCCTGACGACGCGGACCCGGGGCCCGGAGCCGTCCGGCTCCGGGCCCCGCGGTTCCCCTGCACGGGACACCGCCGGTACGTACAGTGCGGGGACAGCGCCGTCGCGAAGAGGAGAGCCATGTCGAAGCCGCCGCTGCCCGAGCCCGCCGTCGCCATGCTGCGCAAGCCGAACCCCGCCGTGATCGCCACGCTGCGCCCCGACGGGCAGCCGGTGTCCGCGGCCACCTGGTACCTGTGGGACGACGGCCGGATCCTGGTGAACATGGACGAGGGGCGCCGCCGGTTGGGCCACCTGCGCAACGACCCCCGGGTCACCCTCACCGTGCTGGACGAACAGGGCTGGTACACCCACGTCAGCATCATCGGCCACGTCGTGGAGCTGCGGGACGACACGGACCTGGCGGACATCGACCGGCTCGCCCGGCACTACACGGGACAGCCGTACCCGCGACGGGAACGCCGCCGGGTCAGCGCGTCGATCGAGATCGACCGCTGGCACGGGTGGGGCGCGCTCAAGGACAGCAGCCAGATCGGCTGAGCCGGCCGGGCGAGGAGTTCGCATGTCCGCTCGACCGGGCCGGTGGCGGCGCTGGCGCCGGGTGGTGGCCGGCGTGGTCGTCCTGACGGTGACCGCGACGGCCGCGCTGGTCCTGGCGTACCCGTCGGCCGCCGCCACCACCTGCCCCCGCTGCTACGGGCTGGTGCCGGTGCGGCACGGCCTCTACGCCGAACCCGACCTGTCGGACGCCGACCGGCAGCGGCTGATCGAGGTGTACCGCGACGCGAACCAGCGGGTCGACGACTTCTACCAGGGGCGCGAGAGTGACCCGACCGTGCTCGCCTGCCTCACGTCCGACTGTTACCGGCGGATCGGTGGCGGCGGCGAGCGCGGGATCGCGATCCGCAACCGGGCGCTGATGCTCTCGCCCCGGGGCATCTCGCCGGTGATCGCCGCGCACGAACTCTCGCACGTGGAGTTCCACGCGCGCCTCGGTTCCCGGCGCGACGAGGTTCCGCAGTGGTTCGACGAGGGGCTCGCCGTGCTGGTTTCCGACGACCGGCGGTACCTCGCGCCGCCGACCGCCCCGGACCGCTGCCGGGACGCCGCGCCGGGACCACTGCCGGGGACGCTGGACGCCTGGCTGCGCGCTGCCGGCGCGGACGAGCAGGTGTACGCCAGGGCCGCCTGCCGGGTCCACCGGTGGGTGGCGGCACACGGCGGGCGGGCGGCCGTGCCCGACCTCGCCGAGCGGCTCCGCCGCGGTGAATCCTTCGCCACGCTCGTCGACGACTGACCCGTTGCGAAC is a window from the Micromonospora sp. DSM 45708 genome containing:
- a CDS encoding mandelate racemase/muconate lactonizing enzyme family protein — protein: MKVTGYRSLTTAHDWGRLIGDANGVMPETRTDVPVLILETDVGLEGVGLGPHGDVERVFRAVDGADPRAAPALYDRMLNQVFKTGHAGATFGTVGALDMALWDLKAKAADEPLWRTVGAADRFVPGYASGLDIALDDDALARLYERFAERGFDAAKLKGGHDVERDRRRLEAVREILGRNSPRPALMLDANEAWNRAQAVRFVTALERTVDLTWVEEPVRRWDAAGLASVRHGVRAAVATGENLTGLEQFRPLLDADAVDVVQVGSVWGITHFLRTAAVAHGRDLPVSPVAYHANPLAAAAAAVPNHLACEVQDFTWPIGLAVDQEIADGGIVLGDRPGLGIQVDEQRIAATRASTSAGGGRAGLRLVPDPAATVPRRRPARPTGAAATR
- a CDS encoding FadR/GntR family transcriptional regulator, with protein sequence MTARLDGFAFPPRRPAERLGVAVVSELVELIVTGQLGAGQLLPPEGPLSEHFGVSRTVIRESVKRLEEKGLVVVSQGRGTQVARVGSWNMLDPVVLSALIDNDESLGVLDELTVVRGSLEAAMAGTLASRRTPEELARVEHAVAVMREIRHETDSFRQADVVFHFTVMELSGNRLAENICKRLYRRAMESSRYHGMAYESAFESTLDEHARVVDAIARQDVAAAERAMRDHIVTSWQRRRLAGPGGGEGR
- a CDS encoding YcxB family protein, whose amino-acid sequence is MHIRFDVPADPAYPGRVAAALSGVRLRPFGRLGAALAAVGVVGLVASGAFGWGDRVAPLWTSMLVAGLLSMLYSPWVRWRARRRSGDYAVEGGYDITDDNIMMRSGSESGGIAWDGVTRVTDSPEFWIVYVGRMPATVIPRRLMAAGDDETLRAFLAGRGLLRSR
- a CDS encoding CE1 family esterase; its protein translation is MVKRTPLLPSLAAAAVFLAAAAGGVLSGGLGPAAQAATNGTLAATAGCGKAPTLTNGTRTISSSGQNRSYILRIPDGYDRNHPYRLVFGFHWLNGSANNVASAGYYGLLPLSNNSTIFVAPQGIDNGWANTNGRDLTLFDDISRQVENDLCVDTTQRFALGWSYGGAMSYAVACARPTVIRAVTVLSGANLSGCNGGTQPVAYFGIHGTHDSVLNISMGRSLRDTFVRNNGCTAQSPREPALNSFTHITTAYAGCRAGYPVQWAAFDGDHTPSPVDGSGSPNDSRTWTSGEIWRFFSQFESTTPPTTAPPTSTPPTSTPPTTTPPTTTPPTTPPPTGCAASYRTVNTWPGGFQGEVTVANNTTATINGWTVRLTLASGQAISSLWGGVNTGTTGTVSVQNAPYNGTLGVNASTTFGFTATGNGATAPGNVSCTGS
- a CDS encoding PPOX class F420-dependent oxidoreductase: MSKPPLPEPAVAMLRKPNPAVIATLRPDGQPVSAATWYLWDDGRILVNMDEGRRRLGHLRNDPRVTLTVLDEQGWYTHVSIIGHVVELRDDTDLADIDRLARHYTGQPYPRRERRRVSASIEIDRWHGWGALKDSSQIG